From the genome of Bicyclus anynana chromosome 26, ilBicAnyn1.1, whole genome shotgun sequence:
AGGCCAGTATTATGTAAGAGATAGATAGTTGAATCTCTACTGAAGCGTattacataatacgagtacattacccaagacacacacacacacacatgtttTTATgtctttagattttttttttgttgtacccactatgatgaattataaatatttttaataacggcttgttatggaagagcggcgtcttctgtcacaggagtgtacaactcttaaaagaagactagcctttaattatttgttactgattgaaataaacttttttaattcaCACCATTTTTCGAAAATCGAGTTTTCATTGCTATTCAAAGATTCTGGCTATTATTCGAtagtgtatgtatattgtatatgtaacattttttaatttttatctgtctAGCCTAGTATCTGGAACGTTCAACTGATTTTAGCAGCAGCGCAGAGAGTTGCACTTCGTACAGTTGTCAATAGTTTACAACTGTAACTTCTGTTTGCACTTTAGAGTGTATCAACACTTGCGGCACTTTCGGATACAATAATTACATTTGATCAGAAAAATAGTCAAGTTTAAGTGGGTCCATATCTAGAAGGTATTTTTTCGGCATTCTAGTATCAGGAATATTAATTCTTTCATCAACTTCCCGCAAAACATCAATATCAATACTGTCCACAAGTGAAAACAAATTCTCTATATTATCCATATTATTTACGTACACAgaacaaaacaacaaataaatatgtacgTAAGCAAACTgttgaaatattttacaaattcacAAGTGTTCCACGTCACAGGCACAAATGATAGAATACTTACCtcaaattgttttaaaacacTCGACAGACTAttcttaaataaagaaaatcgtGACTATTACTTAGCTAAGAATTCTTAATTATTGCATTGCTTACTTCTGCCGTTTAGTAGACTATAGAATGAAAATCGTTGTTTAAGCAATTACTTTTGCTTAAGTAAAGACTTTTACTTGTCTATAAATATGGCTGTTAGTGAGTGTGCATTATCATCTTATGTCGCAATAAATTACATCTTTCTGCAGATGTGAGATCTTTCTGATGATGGTGTGCGTTCTTTTATGTCTGTTTAAATCACCTTTGCGTGCacatctataactacatatctCACAACAAAAAGGCTTCTCACTAGTGTGTGTTTTCATATGTTGCAATAAATTAGGTTtatgtgcacatttataattgcaaatctaACAAGAAAATGGTTTCTCGCCAGTGTGCGTTTTCATATGATGTAATAACTGACGTCGctgtatacatttataattgcaaatctgACAAGAATAAGGTTTCTCACCAGTGTGCGTTTTCATATGATGTAATAACTGATGTTTctgtatacatttataattgcaaatctgACAAGAATAAGGTTTCTCACCAGTGTGCCTTTTCATGTGATTCAATAAATGACGTTTACgtgtacatttataattgcaaatctcacaaggaaaaggcttttcgccagtgtggatTCTTTTATGTCTTTTTAAATCACCTCTgagtgcacatttataattgcaaatctcacaagaaaaaggcttttcgccagtgtgcgttttcatgtgacgcaataaattactttttattgtacatttataattgcaaaccttacaagaaaaaggcttttcgccagtgtgagtGTTCATGTGATATAATAAATGATGTTtacgtgcacatttataattgcacatctcacaagaataaggctttgcATCAGTGTGGGTTTTCACGCGTGGTTTCTTATCTGGTACAGGTTTTTTCGGTTTCTTGAAAATATCATATAACTGTACTACACAGTTTGTGAATCTATTTATGTCTGTATATATTTTGGTGCCGCTCTGAGATGATTGGTTGTCCAGTTCGCCAATGTCAGTCTCAAGGATTTGTTCACTTTTCCGGGTCGCAGCTGCTTCTTCAGTTGCCTGCACTGTGTGGTCCTTGTTTGCCGCAAGTCTCGCGGACAGTGGAGCGACTGAAACAAAACAGTCTTCATATAATTTCCTCCGACAAACCTTTGCGACAGCTCTACTTCTACTATCTGTGCGCCTGAACGTCGCTCCCGCAATATTTACCAATACTGAATAATTGAGCAAACATTAAACAGTTACACGGCAACTCACAGTGTATTACTGTGAGTTGCCGTGTAACTCAAGATGTCGACCTCCGTGACCGACGCAGACGCCCCACACATCTGTCTATACAATAAGATTCGACAGATGCACAACAGCTGCAGTCCATCGCTCCCAGTCTATATCGGCGGTACACAATACGACTATTAGAACACTCGAGTTTCATCTATCTTCAACGTTATACCTACATCACAAACCCGACGAACTCAGAAATAAGTTTCAATGTAACAATACCAACACCATAGTAAACACAAAAGTAACAATCAAGTCCACTTGCCCCTCACCTAAAGCCTGAGCGCAGTCTGCAGCCGGGGGAGGGACATCATTCCGCCTCCGACTTCCTGTCCTGTGAAACATTGCAGCAGAATGTGAGTTTGCTTGCTGAGCACCATACTGAATAAATACTACGCAAAGCTGTTAGTTTTGTATAGGAGTTTAAACAAAATtcacttgttctgcagcacgagtgagtcaccgctgcggctcacagctgcacgaggctcgcacacttgtgatgcatcacatgcagcgtcgttgtatactgacttgttctgcagcacgagtgagtcaccgctgcggctcacagctgcacgaggctcgcacacttgtgatgcatcacatgcagcgtcgttgtatactgacttgttctgcagcacgagtgagtcaccgctgcggctcacagctgcacgaggctcgcacacttgtgatgcatcacatgcagggtcgttgtatactgacttgttctgcagcacgagtgagtcaccgctgcggctcacagctgcacgaggctcgcacacgtCTCCAGCATTCTGCCGAATACAAAACTCACTTAAAACATGTTTTTCTGTCCACAGAGGACATAGTATGTGAGCCCATATACCACTTCTGTAGAGATGTGAACAAGTCTCACCTTGAGATGCTCGCTCATGTGTTCATAGTATTCATTCTCTTGCATAAACTCTTCAGAACAAAGCGTACAGCCAAAGGTAACACTTTCAATCTTAATGAAATTCTCTGTTTCGGGCACATGTTCTGGAACTGTAGTGCGGGAAACTGCTGTGTTTGCATCAAGTGATTCATTTATATCTTCATCTAGTAAACATGTTTCCAACTTTATGCTTATATTGGAGTAATTGTCGGTAGAAATAAGGTCGTTGGAATTGTCTTCAGTCTTTACCACAACTGTTTCAACATCTCCCACTACAGATTCCTCTGCTGCTGTCTGTTCCTCTTCATCAGTGTGATCTATGTACAAGTCACAGTGATTAGCTGGTAATGTGGTTCGTGTCAAATTAAACTTGAGATGTTTCGCTGTGCAGTTCATCAATTCTATATGTTTTATTGTAATCTGAAAACAGTATATATTTACTTCTTACCAGATGGTTCACCAAAGCTAAGAAGAACCAGTGAAGTGTGTCAGGTTTACAAGTGAATGTAACCATTACTACTAAGTACTCACTGATTCATCTTGTGCATGTAAGTCTGTCATCAGTGAATGGGCTCTCAAGCACAAgtctctaaatctactgaagTTAATCAATCTCTGAGCACACAGCACACAGAGTGTTTGCTTCAGGTTTCCTCCACGACACAACTGAAACAAAGCAAAGGCTGTCAATACAGGTTTGGTAAGAGAAGTAGATAGAACTTGGGGATTcattttgtgttatattttgtGAGTGCACACTACATTACACAACAGTGCAtcacttgtttatttttgtctgaACTTTAACTCAATCTCTGTcttggtaaaataaattaaatttattacacttaatttgttaaaatctgttgttattattttttagttaaagatTCACAGACATCTAAATACTAATTAAGGTACTGAGATAATATCTCAATTCCCTTCACAGTTATAACACATAGTAGAAACAATGATATTGTCAACTCACAGACAGTCCAGTTAGCTGTTCATATGCCTCCTCCAACTTGTGTTTACTCATTAGAGACAGCTTGCTGTCAGTGTCCaggcatatcatgcacatcTGTAAGTATACCAATAGTTACTTCTACATTACTGATTGTATGTGAGTAATGCTGCTATAGGTATGTCTTAGCCCTTCCTATGTtaacaatcacaaataaa
Proteins encoded in this window:
- the LOC112054617 gene encoding zinc finger protein 271-like isoform X1, which produces MQCCVPFCVNTSDNASTSEGTGITFHELPSEDNLHAAWLRALGTQDHHLPDPAVVCSQHFLDEDFYISKSCVRQIRSNAIPTTVQMCMICLDTDSKLSLMSKHKLEEAYEQLTGLSLCRGGNLKQTLCVLCAQRLINFSRFRDLCLRAHSLMTDLHAQDESITIKHIELMNCTAKHLKFNLTRTTLPANHCDLYIDHTDEEEQTAAEESVVGDVETVVVKTEDNSNDLISTDNYSNISIKLETCLLDEDINESLDANTAVSRTTVPEHVPETENFIKIESVTFGCTLCSEEFMQENEYYEHMSEHLKNAGDVCEPRAAVSRSGDSLVLQNKSVYNDPACDASQVCEPRAAVSRSGDSLVLQNKSVYNDAACDASQVCEPRAAVSRSGDSLVLQNKSVYNDAACDASQVCEPRAAVSRSGDSLVLQNKTGSRRRNDVPPPAADCAQALVAPLSARLAANKDHTVQATEEAAATRKSEQILETDIGELDNQSSQSGTKIYTDINRFTNCVVQLYDIFKKPKKPVPDKKPRVKTHTDAKPYSCEMCNYKCARKHHLLYHMNTHTGEKPFSCKVCNYKCTIKSNLLRHMKTHTGEKPFSCEICNYKCALRGDLKRHKRIHTGEKPFPCEICNYKCTRKRHLLNHMKRHTGEKPYSCQICNYKCIQKHQLLHHMKTHTGEKPYSCQICNYKCIQRRQLLHHMKTHTGEKPFSC
- the LOC112054617 gene encoding zinc finger protein 271-like isoform X3, with the translated sequence MCMICLDTDSKLSLMSKHKLEEAYEQLTGLSLCRGGNLKQTLCVLCAQRLINFSRFRDLCLRAHSLMTDLHAQDESITIKHIELMNCTAKHLKFNLTRTTLPANHCDLYIDHTDEEEQTAAEESVVGDVETVVVKTEDNSNDLISTDNYSNISIKLETCLLDEDINESLDANTAVSRTTVPEHVPETENFIKIESVTFGCTLCSEEFMQENEYYEHMSEHLKNAGDVCEPRAAVSRSGDSLVLQNKSVYNDPACDASQVCEPRAAVSRSGDSLVLQNKSVYNDAACDASQVCEPRAAVSRSGDSLVLQNKSVYNDAACDASQVCEPRAAVSRSGDSLVLQNKTGSRRRNDVPPPAADCAQALVAPLSARLAANKDHTVQATEEAAATRKSEQILETDIGELDNQSSQSGTKIYTDINRFTNCVVQLYDIFKKPKKPVPDKKPRVKTHTDAKPYSCEMCNYKCARKHHLLYHMNTHTGEKPFSCKVCNYKCTIKSNLLRHMKTHTGEKPFSCEICNYKCALRGDLKRHKRIHTGEKPFPCEICNYKCTRKRHLLNHMKRHTGEKPYSCQICNYKCIQKHQLLHHMKTHTGEKPYSCQICNYKCIQRRQLLHHMKTHTGEKPFSC
- the LOC112054617 gene encoding zinc finger protein 260-like isoform X4 — protein: MQCCVPFCVNTSDNASTSEGTGITFHELPSEDNLHAAWLRALGTQDHHLPDPAVVCSQHFLDEDFYISKSCVRQIRSNAIPTTVQMCMICLDTDSKLSLMSKHKLEEAYEQLTGLSLCRGGNLKQTLCVLCAQRLINFSRFRDLCLRAHSLMTDLHAQDESITIKHIELMNCTAKHLKFNLTRTTLPANHCDLYIDHTDEEEQTAAEESVVGDVETVVVKTEDNSNDLISTDNYSNISIKLETCLLDEDINESLDANTAVSRTTVPEHVPETENFIKIESVTFGCTLCSEEFMQENEYYEHMSEHLKNAGDVCEPRAAVSRSGDSLVLQNKTGSRRRNDVPPPAADCAQALVAPLSARLAANKDHTVQATEEAAATRKSEQILETDIGELDNQSSQSGTKIYTDINRFTNCVVQLYDIFKKPKKPVPDKKPRVKTHTDAKPYSCEMCNYKCARKHHLLYHMNTHTGEKPFSCKVCNYKCTIKSNLLRHMKTHTGEKPFSCEICNYKCALRGDLKRHKRIHTGEKPFPCEICNYKCTRKRHLLNHMKRHTGEKPYSCQICNYKCIQKHQLLHHMKTHTGEKPYSCQICNYKCIQRRQLLHHMKTHTGEKPFSC
- the LOC112054617 gene encoding zinc finger protein ZFP2-like isoform X2 → MQCCVPFCVNTSDNASTSEGTGITFHELPSEDNLHAAWLRALGTQDHHLPDPAVVCSQHFLDEDFYISKSCVRQIRSNAIPTTVQMCMICLDTDSKLSLMSKHKLEEAYEQLTGLSLCRGGNLKQTLCVLCAQRLINFSRFRDLCLRAHSLMTDLHAQDESITIKHIELMNCTAKHLKFNLTRTTLPANHCDLYIDHTDEEEQTAAEESVVGDVETVVVKTEDNSNDLISTDNYSNISIKLETCLLDEDINESLDANTAVSRTTVPEHVPETENFIKIESVTFGCTLCSEEFMQENEYYEHMSEHLKNAGDVCEPRAAVSRSGDSLVLQNKSVYNDPACDASQVCEPRAAVSRSGDSLVLQNKTGSRRRNDVPPPAADCAQALVAPLSARLAANKDHTVQATEEAAATRKSEQILETDIGELDNQSSQSGTKIYTDINRFTNCVVQLYDIFKKPKKPVPDKKPRVKTHTDAKPYSCEMCNYKCARKHHLLYHMNTHTGEKPFSCKVCNYKCTIKSNLLRHMKTHTGEKPFSCEICNYKCALRGDLKRHKRIHTGEKPFPCEICNYKCTRKRHLLNHMKRHTGEKPYSCQICNYKCIQKHQLLHHMKTHTGEKPYSCQICNYKCIQRRQLLHHMKTHTGEKPFSC